In Gemmatimonadaceae bacterium, the sequence CACTCATCGCCGCCACTGCCCGTGGTGAGCGTGGTGACGAGGAGCTGCACATCGGCGAACAGTCGATCGCGGGTCCAGTTGGCGAAGGGAAGTTCGACGACGAAGTAGTCCAGCGCGCAGCCGTCGGCCTCACGCGGACAATCGAGAAAGATCTTGAGCGCGGCCGGTTCGGTGGCGGCGGTCGCAGGCCGGGTCGGCGCGGTGGGGCTGGCGCCCTGCGCGCTCGCCGGGCGGCTGCTGAGGAGTACGACGGCGGCACTGCCGAGTGCCATGGCCCGCCAAAAAGAGCGTCGGAGACACATACGGATAGAAACGGAGGGCGGGAGGGAAGGTTTCGGGGGTGTGATGCCATCTGCGCCCCGCACGTTTACCGCTGGCCCTCGCGCCAACCGCGTGTAGCTTGCCGCCATGGCCCTCTCCTACCCGGCCACCGCGCAGACCTTCGACAAGGTCGCCTGGCGGTTGCTGCCGCTGCTGTTCGTCTGCTACATCGTCGCGTTCCTGGACCGCGTGAACGTGGGCTTCGCCAAGCTGCAGATGGCGGGCGCGTTCCAGTGGTCGGATGCCACGTACGGGTTCGGCGCCGGCATCTTCTTCATCGGCTACTTCATGTTCGAGGTGCCGGCGAATCTGCTGCTCGAACGCGTCGGTGCGCGCCGGTGGATCGCGCGCATCATGATCACGTGGGCCATGGTGAGCGGCGGGTTTGCTTTTCTCGACGTGATCCCCTGGGGCCCGCTGCCGGCGCTCTTCGGCGTGGAGCGCACCGCGTTCAGCTTCTACGCCCTGCGCTTTCTGCTGGGTGTCGCGGAGGCCGGCTTCTTTCCGGGGATCATTCTCTACCTGACGTTCTGGTTCCCGATGGCGCGCCGCGCGCAAACGGTGTCGATCTTCATGACGGCCATCGCGGTCGCCAACGTGGTCGGCGGCCCGCTCAGCGGCTGGATCATGGAACACTTCGATGGGCGCGCCGGGTGGGGTGGGTGGCAGTGGTTGTTCGTGCTCGAATGTCTGCCGAGCCTGATCATGGGCGTCGTGGTCTTCTTCCGGCTGCCAAACGGACCGCAGGACGCGCGGTGGCTGACCGACGAGGAGAAGCGGGCGATTCAGGTGGCGCTCGAGCTCGATCGGACGGCGCGCGCCGAGACGACCACGACGCGGCACACCGTGCGCGACACCTTCCGCGACTGGCGCGTGTTCGTGCTGGCGGTGGTGTGCTTCTGCGGCGCCGTGCCGCTCTACGGCGTGAACTTCTGGATGCCCACCATCATCCAGGAATTCGGGATCCCCAAGGGCGACTACCTGCGCGTCGGTCTGCTGAGTGCGATTCCGTGGGGATGCGCCGGCGTGGCGATGGTGCTGATCGGCAAGAGCTCCGACCGGCGCAACGAACGCCGCTGGCATGTCGCCGGCACGCTGATCTGTTCGGCGACGGGGATGTTCCTGCTCGCGGCGCTCAAGCACCAGCAGGTGGCGAGCATGATCGGCCTGACGCTGGTGGCGATCGGCGTCCTCGGGCAGATGGGATGCTTCTGGTCGCTACCCACGCTCTTCCTGCGCGGCAGTGCCGCCGCCGCGGGTATCGCATTCATCAACAGCATCGGCAATCTCGGCGGCCACTTCGGCCCCGATCTGATCGGCCGGCTGCGCGAGGCGACGGGGGGCAACACCGGCGCCTTCCTGACCGTCGGCGCCATCGCGGTGGTGGGGGCGATCCTGACGGTCATCGTGGCGCCACGTACGCCTGACGCCGGCGAGCGCACGAGCGCGGGGTGACTCCGCTGGCGTCGCCGCGGAGGTGAGTTGGGTTGTCTCGCACAGAGGCACAGGGGGCACAGAGCTTCACAGAGAACTGCACACCATGTGTGTTGTTGTTCTCTGTGTTCCTCTGTGCCCCCTGTGCCTCTGTGCGAGATCTCCCCTCTCCCCTCTCCCCTCTCCCCTCTCAAATCACGTTCTGCTCGAGCAGCGGCGCGTCCTCGGCAATGCGATCGAATCGCAGCCCCGTCAGATCGAGCGAGCGATAGCCACCCGTCGCGATGAGCTCAGCGAGTCCGCGACCGACCGCCGGTGCTTGCTGGAGCCCGTGACCGGAGAAGCCGCTCGCCGTATACGCGTTGCGCCACGGCGTGAGCCGCCCTACGAGACCGTTGTGGTCGAAGTCGTTCATCTCGTAGTAGCCAGCCCAGCTGCTGTGCACCTTCACCCGATCGAACGCGGGGACGCGGTTGGCGAGAATCGGCCAGATGTGCTCCTCGAAAAGGCCATGATCCACGCGGTCGAGCGAGACATCATCCGGATCCCGATCCCGCGGCGGTGAGCCGCAGAGGAATTGCCCGCGCGCCTTCTCCGGGCGGAACCACACGCCGCTGGGGTCGATGAGCAGCGGGGCGTCGCTGATGTCCACATCGGCTTCGCAGGCAAACACGTCGCGCTTGCGGCCAAAGACGGGCAGGGTGATGCCCAGTTCGGCGGCGATGAAACGCGACCAGGCGCCGGCAGCGATGACGACCGCGTCGGCGGCGATCGTTGACCCATCGGCGAGCCGTACGTGCGTGACCCGTTCGCCGTCGGTGGCAAAGCCGGTCGCATTTGCCTCCACAAACGTGGCGCCGGCGGCGATGGCCGCCTTCCGAAACGCCTGCATGGCGGCGTAGCCGTCGAACCATCCCTCGCCACTGGTGGCGGTGGAGAGGCCGAGCGAGCCCAGAATCACATCGTCGGTGTGCATCCACGCGTAGCGCGCCGCGAGCGCGCTGGGGGTGAGCAGGGCGGTGTGCACCTGGTGGCTCGCCTGTAGCTCGTGCTGTGCCCGCAGCACCATCGCCCCTTCTTCGGTGGCGGCGAGATAGAGATAGCCTGGTTCGACGAGGCCGATATCGGGCACCTCATCCCCCACCGCCAGGCGCAGGCCGATCGAGCGGTAGAACGCGAGGCTCTCCTGGGAGATGCGGATGTTGACCGACGTCGAGAACTGCTGCCGGATGGCGCAGGCCGAGCGGGCGCTCGAGGCGAGGGTGTAGCTCGCGTCGCGTTCGATGACGGTGACGGCGGCGCGATGCTCCCGCGCAAGAAACCAGGCGGTCGCGGCGCCCATGACGCCGCCGCCGATGATGACTACCTGCATGTCCGGACGGAGAGAGGAGAGGCGGGACACCGGGGCGGCGCCAACGAGCGCGATTCGGCTCCGGTGCGTAGACTCTTGAACATGCTCCCGCAGCTCTCCGCCGAACAGGTCCACGCGGCGCTCGATTGGGCGCCGCTCGCCGACGCCCTGGCGCGCGCCTTCGTGGCGCCGCCCGAGGCCCCCACGCGTCATGCCCACAGCATGGCGGCGCACGATCACCTGTTGCTGATGCCGGCGTGGAACGCCGATCGCATCGGCATCAAGCTCGTCACCGTCATCCCCGACGCGCCGCGGCACGGGGGGCACACGGTAGATGCCACCTATCTCCTGCTCGATCGCCAGACGGGCGCGCCGGTGGCGCTGCTCGATGGTGAGGCGCTCACCGTGCGACGCACGGCGGTGACGTCGGCGCTGGCGGCGCGGTATCTGGCCCGCGACGATGCGCGCACGCTGCTGGTGGTGGGCACCGGTCGCCTCGCCCCGTGGATGGCGCGCGCCCATGTGGCGCTCCGCCCCGGCCTGCGCCGCGTGCTGGTGTGGGGGCGTGACATCACGCGGGCGCAGCATTGCGTGGCCGAGCTGGCCGAGCACGGGATCGAAGCGGAAGCGGTGCGGGATCTCGCCACGGCGGTGCCCACGGCGGATATCGTGAGCTGTGCGACCACCTCGCACGAACCGATCGTGCGCGGGGAGTGGCTCTCCGAGGGCACCCATCTGGATCTCGTGGGGGCGTACACGCCCAGCATGCGGGAAGTCGATGACATGGCGGTGGCGCGCGCGCGGATCGTCGTCGATACCTTCGACGGCGCGCTCGCCGAAGCGGGCGATCTGCTGCAACCGCTGGCGGCGCGCGTGATCACGCGGGCCGACGTGCTGGCCGATCTGGCGGCGGTCGTGCGGGGCGACGTCGTGGTGCGCCGCTCACGCACGGAGGTGACCTTGTTCAAGTCCGTCGGACATGCGCTGGAAGATCTGGCCGCGGCGTCGCTCGCGGTCTCTCACGCCTTCGTGGGGGGATGACGATGCGCGCGTCGGTCACAACCGTGCTGTGTGCGAGCGTGCTGGTTTCGGCCACGGCCGCTGCGCAGACACGGATTGACACGGTGGATGTCGTGATTGAGAACGGCACCGTGTACGACGGCCTGGGCGGCGCCGCGCGTCGCGTGGCGGTGGGGCTCCGTGGCGATCGCATCGCTTTCGTAGGCGCCGTGCCACGCGGGGCGGTGGTGAAGCAACGCCTCGACGCGACGGGCTTCATCGTGAGCCCGGGGTTCATCGATCCGCACACGCACATCTACGAGGGGTTGCCACGCGTCAGTGAAGAGCGCCGCAAGAACGCGGCGTATCTCCTGCAGGGCGTCACGACGGTCACGATCGGGCCGGATGGCCGCGGCCCGTGGGATGTGGCGCGCGTGCTCAGCGAAGGCGAGCAGCTCGGACTGGGCACCAACGCCTATGCGACGGTGGGTTTCGGCACCGTGCGCACGACGGTGATGAAGCAGAGCTCCGCGCCGGCGACGCCGGCGCAGGTCGATTCGATGCGTGCGCTGATTACCAAGGCCATGCGCGAAGGGGCCTACGGCGTGGGTTCCGGGCTGTTCTACGATCCGCAGTCGTTCGCCACCACCGAGGAAGTCATCAAAGTCGTGAGCGCCGCCAAACCCTTTGGCGGCGTCTACGACACGCATCAGCGCGACGAAAGCAGCTACACGATCGGTCTGCTCAACTCCGTGCGGGAGACGATTCGCATCGGGTGCGAATCCGGGCTCACGGCCAATGTCGGGCACATCAAGACGCTCGGCGTGGATGTGTGGGGGAAGGCCGACAGCGTGCTGGCCATCATGGACTCCGCCCGCACCAGCGGCTGCAAAGTTACCGGCGATCAGTATCCCTGGACGGCGAGCGGAACCGGCCTGAGTGCCGCGCTCATGCCGCGCTGGGTGCAGGCCGGTGGCCGCGACAGCATGATGCTGCGCCTGGCGGATCCGGCGCTCAAGGCGAAGACGCTGGTGGAGATGCGCGACAACCTGCGCCGCCGCGGCGGCGACAGCACCCTGCTGCTCGTGGGTGGCCGTCAGTATGTGGGGCAGACACTCAAGCAGGTCGCCCTCGCGCGCAACCTGCCGCCGGCGGAAACGGCCCTGCAGCTCATCATCGAAGGGCAGGACATGAGTGTCGCCAGCTTCAACATGAGCGAACCGGACATCGAGACGTTCATGAAGAATCCATGGGTCATGACGAGCTCCGACGGCTCCGGTGGCCATCCGCGCATGTATGCCACGTACCCGCGGAAGATTCGCAACTACGTGCTCGACAAGCCGGTGATCACCATGCAACGCATGATCCAGGCGTCGAGCGCCCAGGTCGCCGAGACCTATGGTATTGCCGATCGCGGGGTGCTGCGCGCCGGCGCGTTCGCGGATGTGATCGTGTTCGATCCCAAGACGATCCGCGCCGTGGCGACCTATGTGGAGCCCACGAAGCTTTCCGAAGGCATGGTGCACGTCTTCGTGAACGGGGTCGCGGCGGTGCGCGATCGGGCGCTCACGGGGGCCACCGCGGGGCGCGGGCTTCGGCGGCGGTGAGAGGCTCGGTGGTCGCCGGCGCCGGCGCTTTCTTGAACTGATCGCACAGAGCTCACAGAGCCACAGAGAACACAGCGGCGCGCTCCGGATGGCTTCGAAGTGCGCCGCCGCTTCACATGTGGCTCTGTGTGCTCTGTGTACTCTGTGCGATCAGTTCAGCGTGCTGGCCGCCGACTCGGCGCTATCGAAACAGGCGATCAGTACGCGTACCCGAAGATGATATTCATCTCGTCCGTCGACAGCAGCCCGAAGCCCACGGCGGTGTCGCGGACGTTGTTGTACGTCACCACCGAGACCAGCGCATCACCCACGTCCAGCACCAGCGGCGTGGCGAAGTTGATGAACGCCGGGTGCTCCCAGTCGGTGTTCACGTAGACGCTCGTTTCGGTACCGTTGGCGCGGCGCACGAGAATCTCGTAGCGCTCGCCGAGTGCGTGCATGTGCGAGGTGAGGCCCAGCACCGTGGTACGCACAGACGTCGGGAAGACGGTGCGGATGGTCGTCCGCGTTTTCGCCGGGAGCGTGAAGCTCGTGTTGGCGAGATTGAGCGATCGCGCAACCTTCTGCACCTGGGCGAGCGGCGTCGTGTACAGATTGGCCATCGCCTGCCCGGGGAGCGGCGCGGGCGAGCGGTTCACGTAGTGCACGTTGAAATCGAGCGCCGCGTTCGCCGGGAGCTTGAGGGCGACGCCGGCGGGGAAGGTGTAGTCAAAGTCCTGCGTCATGGCCCCGGCGAAGAACACGTGGCAGGCCATGGGGAGCATGTTGACCAGATTCATCGTGCCGTCGGCATTGCGGATGTCGCGCACGACATCGGGAACCGGGCGCGTGTTGCACGGGAACGCGGTCTTCGAGTCGTCGAACGTGTAGAGCAGCAGGTGATGGCTGCCCGGGCGCATGCGCGACTGGATGCGGGTGACGTAGAGGTCACTCGCGTTGCCGAGCCGACGGTACAGGAAGAGCTCGCGCTCCATCGTGGGCGAGACGGCAAAGCTGTCCACCGTGAGCTGCAGGCCGGTGCCCGCCGCCGGGGCGGTGAGCGGCGTGAAGCTCGCGGTCTGCGTGCGGGAGTCGA encodes:
- a CDS encoding amidohydrolase family protein — protein: MTMRASVTTVLCASVLVSATAAAQTRIDTVDVVIENGTVYDGLGGAARRVAVGLRGDRIAFVGAVPRGAVVKQRLDATGFIVSPGFIDPHTHIYEGLPRVSEERRKNAAYLLQGVTTVTIGPDGRGPWDVARVLSEGEQLGLGTNAYATVGFGTVRTTVMKQSSAPATPAQVDSMRALITKAMREGAYGVGSGLFYDPQSFATTEEVIKVVSAAKPFGGVYDTHQRDESSYTIGLLNSVRETIRIGCESGLTANVGHIKTLGVDVWGKADSVLAIMDSARTSGCKVTGDQYPWTASGTGLSAALMPRWVQAGGRDSMMLRLADPALKAKTLVEMRDNLRRRGGDSTLLLVGGRQYVGQTLKQVALARNLPPAETALQLIIEGQDMSVASFNMSEPDIETFMKNPWVMTSSDGSGGHPRMYATYPRKIRNYVLDKPVITMQRMIQASSAQVAETYGIADRGVLRAGAFADVIVFDPKTIRAVATYVEPTKLSEGMVHVFVNGVAAVRDRALTGATAGRGLRRR
- a CDS encoding FAD-binding oxidoreductase gives rise to the protein MQVVIIGGGVMGAATAWFLAREHRAAVTVIERDASYTLASSARSACAIRQQFSTSVNIRISQESLAFYRSIGLRLAVGDEVPDIGLVEPGYLYLAATEEGAMVLRAQHELQASHQVHTALLTPSALAARYAWMHTDDVILGSLGLSTATSGEGWFDGYAAMQAFRKAAIAAGATFVEANATGFATDGERVTHVRLADGSTIAADAVVIAAGAWSRFIAAELGITLPVFGRKRDVFACEADVDISDAPLLIDPSGVWFRPEKARGQFLCGSPPRDRDPDDVSLDRVDHGLFEEHIWPILANRVPAFDRVKVHSSWAGYYEMNDFDHNGLVGRLTPWRNAYTASGFSGHGLQQAPAVGRGLAELIATGGYRSLDLTGLRFDRIAEDAPLLEQNVI
- a CDS encoding MFS transporter yields the protein MALSYPATAQTFDKVAWRLLPLLFVCYIVAFLDRVNVGFAKLQMAGAFQWSDATYGFGAGIFFIGYFMFEVPANLLLERVGARRWIARIMITWAMVSGGFAFLDVIPWGPLPALFGVERTAFSFYALRFLLGVAEAGFFPGIILYLTFWFPMARRAQTVSIFMTAIAVANVVGGPLSGWIMEHFDGRAGWGGWQWLFVLECLPSLIMGVVVFFRLPNGPQDARWLTDEEKRAIQVALELDRTARAETTTTRHTVRDTFRDWRVFVLAVVCFCGAVPLYGVNFWMPTIIQEFGIPKGDYLRVGLLSAIPWGCAGVAMVLIGKSSDRRNERRWHVAGTLICSATGMFLLAALKHQQVASMIGLTLVAIGVLGQMGCFWSLPTLFLRGSAAAAGIAFINSIGNLGGHFGPDLIGRLREATGGNTGAFLTVGAIAVVGAILTVIVAPRTPDAGERTSAG
- a CDS encoding ornithine cyclodeaminase family protein, which encodes MLPQLSAEQVHAALDWAPLADALARAFVAPPEAPTRHAHSMAAHDHLLLMPAWNADRIGIKLVTVIPDAPRHGGHTVDATYLLLDRQTGAPVALLDGEALTVRRTAVTSALAARYLARDDARTLLVVGTGRLAPWMARAHVALRPGLRRVLVWGRDITRAQHCVAELAEHGIEAEAVRDLATAVPTADIVSCATTSHEPIVRGEWLSEGTHLDLVGAYTPSMREVDDMAVARARIVVDTFDGALAEAGDLLQPLAARVITRADVLADLAAVVRGDVVVRRSRTEVTLFKSVGHALEDLAAASLAVSHAFVGG